One Salvelinus sp. IW2-2015 linkage group LG4q.2, ASM291031v2, whole genome shotgun sequence DNA window includes the following coding sequences:
- the LOC111963125 gene encoding RNA polymerase II-associated protein 1 isoform X1 yields the protein MRRLVECRPKSIFSHCRPLGFLSSPYLVVMIRRPKPTDSEADLLQEQERFLSSGTPSTVNVVRRPDKRSGDSKGAQGDQRDVVTIQDLPDELPTLTPAPPKKSRLKVDRVRFEDEDPEERLDRHDTHISAVLSKIIERDTSTTPVSSPAFTSLAFPKVLHRPEMESMVPAAGEKRSIFARQIAAQRIKEGNTPLYFAPESRGQTSGPKVLNLSPESTMEMDQPPSRLDRFSAMAGPRLVSGQGLGGSDSTVEMLKIQQENQAKLQAMSKGEILEEQKRLLGQLDPRLVDFVRSRKAQGALASAPQPSNSQDERRREQRLQETVMMPDQNPREVEMEREEDEDEPTPQPPMKEEDLPVKPQKEWVHMDKLEPEKLEWIRDLPAPRRKGTKQAMQARFDFAGTLIPPTEDLPTHLGLHHHGEEPELAGYSLQELFLLSRSQVIQQRSLALNTLAHILTKARAGEFAAALRGSVVSTLLDAGLLFLLRFSLDDNVEGVMSAAVHALRALLVSSDDEDCLDSTLSWFRGLASFPLLPTAQEEEDEEDEGLPEVMRETAQEKEEKKTDHDVARNDVVKGLLRMKLLPRLRYILEVIRPSPRVVQDMLGVLIRIARHSSSAATQVLDCPRLMETVMSEFLPCSWTVPASPTPQSAYGLPVANAMKLLRVLATTGRHACARLLNSLGARERLSRLLAPEPSELLLEPEEALXVSTEAYRLWAVAASYGQACNLYTDLYPILVRVLQSAHRSWRPSDPLLTLELHRLQALLTLLTHVTHTAGCHQELQAGLVSSQGAECPPPPPVXWGHVTGLQPTVLGLLKGCVRTLGEPVQRESTLRLVPAYLVYMGAFYSQLSIQSSFNPVECLQELEMLTSEVLLPLLSHEAVHSLINNLKCSSAVCNPQSCCPGPETIPSLPGLHCAGWTSAGGLPGPNSPFPLITSLCYLLDTLTSIHRGLVRKFSSLLLFEAVLGYLRGCGQAKPTLSHWVLRHEHHLLYLLLRLACRLVPTDPEVAKHAALFHHVSLVMLPWLLPGSEYLAHELMATMVFNKDFIPEGQIGGPEAAEMSELRLQECSAPPLQTLGPLLREACVQLPSVRGCYLSHLAHMEPSVLSSRDFHLGRTPWLNTQLLPELSGPSLPSDWPFLPLVSLYEQAGAPDGGGLQVESLPAGAVQSVTHCLQWLLLLEVWREDALRVVLPVAKLARLACIFLCSSDLFMERPVQRLTWALFRLLTRPSQLEALDLNSPPTGLASFNDLYSALVGQFEAVSFGDPLFGCVILLPLQRRFSATMRLTLFGEHVGLLRSLGVTLEQLAVPMERFTSPPEDSLPLLRLYFRALVTGTLRLCWCPVLYVVALSHLNTFIFSQDAASQQVETARRSLLRKTHYLTDEVLRSHLLLFRLPQKDAELGFNTYDQLPPIRQRRLESVLGTQGMSDSKGE from the exons ATGAGAAGATTGgtagaatgtcggccaaaatccatatTCTCCCACTGTcgaccactgggcttcctctcatcaccatatttggta GTGATGATACGGCGTCCCAAGCCCACGGACTCGGAGGCTGACCTCCTACAAGAGCAGGAGAGGTTTCTTTCCTCGGGGACCCCATCCACTGTCAATGTGGTCCGACGGCCAGACAAGAGATCAGGAGACTCCAAGGGGGCTCAAGGAGACCAGAGAGATGTGGTCACAATCCAAG ATCTTCCAGATGAGCTCCCCACTCTGACTCCTGCACCTCCCAAAAAGTCTCGCCTCAAAGTCGATCGTGTTCGTTTCGAGGATGAGGACCCAGAGGAGAGGTTGGACAGACATGACACGCACATCAGTGCTGTTCTCTCTAAGATCATT GAAAGGGACACTAGCACTACACCAGTGTCCTCACCAGCATTCACAAGCCTTGCTTTTCCTAAAGTATTACACCGGCCTGAGATGGAGAGCATG GTTCCAGCTGCTGGTGAAAAGAGGAGCATTTTTGCCCGACAGATTGCAGCACAGAGAATAAAAGAGGGAAATACCCCTTTATACTTTGCACCAGAATCCAGGGGTCAAACATCTGGACCCAAGGTGCTGAACCTCTCTCCAGAGTCCACCATGGAGATGGATCAACCTCCCTCTAGACTTGACA GATTCAGTGCAATGGCGGGCCCCAGGCTGGTGTCTGGCCAGGGACTTGGTGGGTCAGACAGTACAGTAGAAATGCTGAAGATCCAACAGGAGAACCAGGCCAAACTACAGGCCATGTCTAAGGGCGAAATCCTGGAGGAGCAGAAAAGGCTGCTGGGTCAGCTAG ATCCCAGACTTGTTGACTTTGTGAGGTCTCGTAAGGCACAGGGAGCCCTAGCCTCTGCCCCACAGCCTTCCAACTCCCAGGATGAGAGACGCAGGGAACAGCGTCTACAAGAAACCGTCATGATGCCAGATCAGAATCCTcgggaggtagagatggagagagaggaagatgaggacgAACCGACCCCCCAACCGCCAATGAAAG AGGAGGACCTGCCAGTCAAGCCTCAGAAGGAGTGGGTGCACATGGACAAGCTGGAGCCAGAGAAGCTGGAATGGATCAGGGACCTGCCTGCCCCCAGACGGAAAGGAACCAAGCAG GCCATGCAGGCTCGCTTTGACTTTGCCGGAACCCTGATCCCGCCTACAGAGGACCTGCCCACCCACCTTGGTCTTCACCACCACGGAGAGGAGCCTGAG ctGGCTGGTTACTCCCTGCAGgagctcttccttctctctcgtaGTCAGGTGATCCAGCAGCGGAGCCTGGCACTCAACACTCTGGCCCACATCCTCACCAAG GCGCGGGCTGGCGAGTTTGCAGCCGCTCTCAGAGGCAGTGTGGTGTCCACTCtgctggatgctggccttctcttCCTGCTGCGCTTCTCACTGGACGATAATGTGGAGGGAGTGATGTCCGCCGCCGTGCACGCACTCCGAGCCCTCCTGGTGTCCTCAGACGACGAG GATTGTCTGGACAGCACTCTCTCATGGTTCCGTGGGCTGGCCTCTTTTCCTCTACTGCCCACTGctcaggaagaggaggatgaggaagacgaGGGGCTGCCTGAGGTCATGAGAGAGACGGCtcaagagaaggaagagaagaagactgaTCATGACGTGGCCAGGAATGATGTCGTTAAG GGTTTACTGAGGATGAAGCTGCTTCCTAGGCTMCGCTACATCCTCGAGGTGATCCGCCCGTCACCCAGGGTGGTCCAGGACATGCTGGGAGTCCTGATCCGAATCGCCAGACACTCCTCCTCTGCAGCCACTCAG GTCTTGGACTGCCCTCGTCTGATGGAGACTGTTATGTCAGAGTTCCTGCCCTGCTCCTGGACAGTGCCCGCCTCACCCACGCCCCAGTCTGCATACGGACTGCCCGTGGCCAATGCCATGAAGCTGCTACGCGTCCTGGCCACCACTGGAAGGCACGCCTGTGCCAGGCTG CTGAACTCTCTAGGTGCGCGGGAGCGTCTGTCTCGTCTGCTTGCCCCAGAGCCCAGCGAGCTGCTGCTGGAGCCAGAGGAGGCCTTGARGGTCAGCACTGAGGCCTACCGGCTGTGGGCCGTTGCAGCCAGCTACGGACAGGCCTGTAACCTGTACAC GGACCTGTACCCCATCCTGGTGAGAGTGTTGCAGTCTGCCCACCGGTCCTGGCGCCCCTCAGACCCCCTGTTGACCCTGGAGCTCCACAGGCTCCAGGCCCTCCTCACTCTgctcacacacgtcacacacaccgCTGGCTGCCATCAGGAGCTGCAGGCTGGCCTGGTCAG TTCCCAGGGGGCCGAGTGTCCTCCCCCACCCCCGGTGAYGTGGGGTCATGTGACAGGTCTGCAGCCCACAGTGCTGGGGCTGCTGAAGGGCTGTGTGAGAACCCTGGGGGAGCCAGTCCAGAGGGAGAGCACCCTGAGACTGGTGCCGGCCTACCTTGTCTACATGGGGGCCTTCTACTCCCAGCTCTCCATCCAG AGCTCGTTCAATCCAGTGGAGTGTCTGCAGGAGCTGGAGATGCTGACCTCAGAGGTTCTTCTCCCTCTGCTGTCCCATGAGGCTGTTCACAGCCTGATTAACAACCTCAA GTGTAGTTCGGCAGTATGTAACCCTCAGTCCTGCTGCCCCGGCCCTGAGACCATCCCCAGTCTGCCTGGTCTGCACTGCGCCGGGTGGACGTCTGCTGGGGGTCTGCCTGGACCCAACTCCCCCTTCCCCCTCATTACCTCCCTGTGCTACCTCCTGGACACCCTCACCAGCATCCACAGAGGCCTGGTCCGCAAA ttcagctccctccttctctttgaGGCTGTGCTAGGATACCTGCGTGGCTGTGGCCAAGCCAAGCCCACCCTGTCTCACTGGGTCCTGCGTCATGAACACCACCTGCTCTACCTGCTGCTGAGGCTGGCCTGTAGACTG GTTCCAACTGACCCAGAGGTGGCCAAGCATGCTGCCCTGTTTCACCACGTGTCTCTGGTAATGCTTCCCTGGCTATTACCTGGCAGTGAATACCTGGCCCATGAACTCATGGCCACCATGGTCTTCAACAAAGACTTCATACC AGAGGGTCAGATTGGAGGGCCCGAGGCTGCAGAGATGTCTGAGCTGCGGCTCCAGGAGTGCTCCGCCCCTCCCCTCCAGACCCTGGGTCCTCTGCTGAGGGAAGCCTGTGTCCAGCTGCCCTCTGTCCGGGGCTGCTACCTCTCCCACCTGGCCCACATGgagccctctgtcctctcctccagggACTTCCACTTGGGCAGAACGCCCTGGCTCAACACCCAGCTCCTCCCAGAACTTTCTGGACCCTCCCTCCCCTCCGATTGGCCCTTCCTGCCACTCGTCAGCCTGTACGAGCAGGCGGGTGCACCGGACGGAGGGGGCCTGCAGGTGGAGTCGCTCCCTGCGGGGGCAGTGCAGTCGGTCACACACTGCCTGCagtggctgctgctgctggaggtCTGGAGGGAGGATGCCCTCAGGGTGGTGCTACCTGTAGCCAAACTGGCCCGTCTGGCTTGTATCTTCCTGTGCTCCAGTGATCTTTTCATGGAGAGGCCTGTCCAGAGGCTGACCTGGGCTCTCTTCAGGCTGCTCACCAGGCCATCTcagctggaggctctggacctcaACTCCCCTCCTACAGGCCTGGCCTCCTTCAATGACCTCTATTCTGCCCTGGTGGGACAGTTTGAGGCGGTGTCATTCGGGGACCCCCTGTTTGGCTGCGTCATCCTCCTGCCTCTGCAGAGGCGCTTCAGTGCCACCATGAGGCTGACTCTGTTTGGGGAGCACGTGGGCCTGCTGCGCTCCCTAGGGGTAACACTGGAACAG
- the LOC111963125 gene encoding RNA polymerase II-associated protein 1 isoform X2 encodes MIRRPKPTDSEADLLQEQERFLSSGTPSTVNVVRRPDKRSGDSKGAQGDQRDVVTIQDLPDELPTLTPAPPKKSRLKVDRVRFEDEDPEERLDRHDTHISAVLSKIIERDTSTTPVSSPAFTSLAFPKVLHRPEMESMVPAAGEKRSIFARQIAAQRIKEGNTPLYFAPESRGQTSGPKVLNLSPESTMEMDQPPSRLDRFSAMAGPRLVSGQGLGGSDSTVEMLKIQQENQAKLQAMSKGEILEEQKRLLGQLDPRLVDFVRSRKAQGALASAPQPSNSQDERRREQRLQETVMMPDQNPREVEMEREEDEDEPTPQPPMKEEDLPVKPQKEWVHMDKLEPEKLEWIRDLPAPRRKGTKQAMQARFDFAGTLIPPTEDLPTHLGLHHHGEEPELAGYSLQELFLLSRSQVIQQRSLALNTLAHILTKARAGEFAAALRGSVVSTLLDAGLLFLLRFSLDDNVEGVMSAAVHALRALLVSSDDEDCLDSTLSWFRGLASFPLLPTAQEEEDEEDEGLPEVMRETAQEKEEKKTDHDVARNDVVKGLLRMKLLPRLRYILEVIRPSPRVVQDMLGVLIRIARHSSSAATQVLDCPRLMETVMSEFLPCSWTVPASPTPQSAYGLPVANAMKLLRVLATTGRHACARLLNSLGARERLSRLLAPEPSELLLEPEEALXVSTEAYRLWAVAASYGQACNLYTDLYPILVRVLQSAHRSWRPSDPLLTLELHRLQALLTLLTHVTHTAGCHQELQAGLVSSQGAECPPPPPVXWGHVTGLQPTVLGLLKGCVRTLGEPVQRESTLRLVPAYLVYMGAFYSQLSIQSSFNPVECLQELEMLTSEVLLPLLSHEAVHSLINNLKCSSAVCNPQSCCPGPETIPSLPGLHCAGWTSAGGLPGPNSPFPLITSLCYLLDTLTSIHRGLVRKFSSLLLFEAVLGYLRGCGQAKPTLSHWVLRHEHHLLYLLLRLACRLVPTDPEVAKHAALFHHVSLVMLPWLLPGSEYLAHELMATMVFNKDFIPEGQIGGPEAAEMSELRLQECSAPPLQTLGPLLREACVQLPSVRGCYLSHLAHMEPSVLSSRDFHLGRTPWLNTQLLPELSGPSLPSDWPFLPLVSLYEQAGAPDGGGLQVESLPAGAVQSVTHCLQWLLLLEVWREDALRVVLPVAKLARLACIFLCSSDLFMERPVQRLTWALFRLLTRPSQLEALDLNSPPTGLASFNDLYSALVGQFEAVSFGDPLFGCVILLPLQRRFSATMRLTLFGEHVGLLRSLGVTLEQLAVPMERFTSPPEDSLPLLRLYFRALVTGTLRLCWCPVLYVVALSHLNTFIFSQDAASQQVETARRSLLRKTHYLTDEVLRSHLLLFRLPQKDAELGFNTYDQLPPIRQRRLESVLGTQGMSDSKGE; translated from the exons ATGATACGGCGTCCCAAGCCCACGGACTCGGAGGCTGACCTCCTACAAGAGCAGGAGAGGTTTCTTTCCTCGGGGACCCCATCCACTGTCAATGTGGTCCGACGGCCAGACAAGAGATCAGGAGACTCCAAGGGGGCTCAAGGAGACCAGAGAGATGTGGTCACAATCCAAG ATCTTCCAGATGAGCTCCCCACTCTGACTCCTGCACCTCCCAAAAAGTCTCGCCTCAAAGTCGATCGTGTTCGTTTCGAGGATGAGGACCCAGAGGAGAGGTTGGACAGACATGACACGCACATCAGTGCTGTTCTCTCTAAGATCATT GAAAGGGACACTAGCACTACACCAGTGTCCTCACCAGCATTCACAAGCCTTGCTTTTCCTAAAGTATTACACCGGCCTGAGATGGAGAGCATG GTTCCAGCTGCTGGTGAAAAGAGGAGCATTTTTGCCCGACAGATTGCAGCACAGAGAATAAAAGAGGGAAATACCCCTTTATACTTTGCACCAGAATCCAGGGGTCAAACATCTGGACCCAAGGTGCTGAACCTCTCTCCAGAGTCCACCATGGAGATGGATCAACCTCCCTCTAGACTTGACA GATTCAGTGCAATGGCGGGCCCCAGGCTGGTGTCTGGCCAGGGACTTGGTGGGTCAGACAGTACAGTAGAAATGCTGAAGATCCAACAGGAGAACCAGGCCAAACTACAGGCCATGTCTAAGGGCGAAATCCTGGAGGAGCAGAAAAGGCTGCTGGGTCAGCTAG ATCCCAGACTTGTTGACTTTGTGAGGTCTCGTAAGGCACAGGGAGCCCTAGCCTCTGCCCCACAGCCTTCCAACTCCCAGGATGAGAGACGCAGGGAACAGCGTCTACAAGAAACCGTCATGATGCCAGATCAGAATCCTcgggaggtagagatggagagagaggaagatgaggacgAACCGACCCCCCAACCGCCAATGAAAG AGGAGGACCTGCCAGTCAAGCCTCAGAAGGAGTGGGTGCACATGGACAAGCTGGAGCCAGAGAAGCTGGAATGGATCAGGGACCTGCCTGCCCCCAGACGGAAAGGAACCAAGCAG GCCATGCAGGCTCGCTTTGACTTTGCCGGAACCCTGATCCCGCCTACAGAGGACCTGCCCACCCACCTTGGTCTTCACCACCACGGAGAGGAGCCTGAG ctGGCTGGTTACTCCCTGCAGgagctcttccttctctctcgtaGTCAGGTGATCCAGCAGCGGAGCCTGGCACTCAACACTCTGGCCCACATCCTCACCAAG GCGCGGGCTGGCGAGTTTGCAGCCGCTCTCAGAGGCAGTGTGGTGTCCACTCtgctggatgctggccttctcttCCTGCTGCGCTTCTCACTGGACGATAATGTGGAGGGAGTGATGTCCGCCGCCGTGCACGCACTCCGAGCCCTCCTGGTGTCCTCAGACGACGAG GATTGTCTGGACAGCACTCTCTCATGGTTCCGTGGGCTGGCCTCTTTTCCTCTACTGCCCACTGctcaggaagaggaggatgaggaagacgaGGGGCTGCCTGAGGTCATGAGAGAGACGGCtcaagagaaggaagagaagaagactgaTCATGACGTGGCCAGGAATGATGTCGTTAAG GGTTTACTGAGGATGAAGCTGCTTCCTAGGCTMCGCTACATCCTCGAGGTGATCCGCCCGTCACCCAGGGTGGTCCAGGACATGCTGGGAGTCCTGATCCGAATCGCCAGACACTCCTCCTCTGCAGCCACTCAG GTCTTGGACTGCCCTCGTCTGATGGAGACTGTTATGTCAGAGTTCCTGCCCTGCTCCTGGACAGTGCCCGCCTCACCCACGCCCCAGTCTGCATACGGACTGCCCGTGGCCAATGCCATGAAGCTGCTACGCGTCCTGGCCACCACTGGAAGGCACGCCTGTGCCAGGCTG CTGAACTCTCTAGGTGCGCGGGAGCGTCTGTCTCGTCTGCTTGCCCCAGAGCCCAGCGAGCTGCTGCTGGAGCCAGAGGAGGCCTTGARGGTCAGCACTGAGGCCTACCGGCTGTGGGCCGTTGCAGCCAGCTACGGACAGGCCTGTAACCTGTACAC GGACCTGTACCCCATCCTGGTGAGAGTGTTGCAGTCTGCCCACCGGTCCTGGCGCCCCTCAGACCCCCTGTTGACCCTGGAGCTCCACAGGCTCCAGGCCCTCCTCACTCTgctcacacacgtcacacacaccgCTGGCTGCCATCAGGAGCTGCAGGCTGGCCTGGTCAG TTCCCAGGGGGCCGAGTGTCCTCCCCCACCCCCGGTGAYGTGGGGTCATGTGACAGGTCTGCAGCCCACAGTGCTGGGGCTGCTGAAGGGCTGTGTGAGAACCCTGGGGGAGCCAGTCCAGAGGGAGAGCACCCTGAGACTGGTGCCGGCCTACCTTGTCTACATGGGGGCCTTCTACTCCCAGCTCTCCATCCAG AGCTCGTTCAATCCAGTGGAGTGTCTGCAGGAGCTGGAGATGCTGACCTCAGAGGTTCTTCTCCCTCTGCTGTCCCATGAGGCTGTTCACAGCCTGATTAACAACCTCAA GTGTAGTTCGGCAGTATGTAACCCTCAGTCCTGCTGCCCCGGCCCTGAGACCATCCCCAGTCTGCCTGGTCTGCACTGCGCCGGGTGGACGTCTGCTGGGGGTCTGCCTGGACCCAACTCCCCCTTCCCCCTCATTACCTCCCTGTGCTACCTCCTGGACACCCTCACCAGCATCCACAGAGGCCTGGTCCGCAAA ttcagctccctccttctctttgaGGCTGTGCTAGGATACCTGCGTGGCTGTGGCCAAGCCAAGCCCACCCTGTCTCACTGGGTCCTGCGTCATGAACACCACCTGCTCTACCTGCTGCTGAGGCTGGCCTGTAGACTG GTTCCAACTGACCCAGAGGTGGCCAAGCATGCTGCCCTGTTTCACCACGTGTCTCTGGTAATGCTTCCCTGGCTATTACCTGGCAGTGAATACCTGGCCCATGAACTCATGGCCACCATGGTCTTCAACAAAGACTTCATACC AGAGGGTCAGATTGGAGGGCCCGAGGCTGCAGAGATGTCTGAGCTGCGGCTCCAGGAGTGCTCCGCCCCTCCCCTCCAGACCCTGGGTCCTCTGCTGAGGGAAGCCTGTGTCCAGCTGCCCTCTGTCCGGGGCTGCTACCTCTCCCACCTGGCCCACATGgagccctctgtcctctcctccagggACTTCCACTTGGGCAGAACGCCCTGGCTCAACACCCAGCTCCTCCCAGAACTTTCTGGACCCTCCCTCCCCTCCGATTGGCCCTTCCTGCCACTCGTCAGCCTGTACGAGCAGGCGGGTGCACCGGACGGAGGGGGCCTGCAGGTGGAGTCGCTCCCTGCGGGGGCAGTGCAGTCGGTCACACACTGCCTGCagtggctgctgctgctggaggtCTGGAGGGAGGATGCCCTCAGGGTGGTGCTACCTGTAGCCAAACTGGCCCGTCTGGCTTGTATCTTCCTGTGCTCCAGTGATCTTTTCATGGAGAGGCCTGTCCAGAGGCTGACCTGGGCTCTCTTCAGGCTGCTCACCAGGCCATCTcagctggaggctctggacctcaACTCCCCTCCTACAGGCCTGGCCTCCTTCAATGACCTCTATTCTGCCCTGGTGGGACAGTTTGAGGCGGTGTCATTCGGGGACCCCCTGTTTGGCTGCGTCATCCTCCTGCCTCTGCAGAGGCGCTTCAGTGCCACCATGAGGCTGACTCTGTTTGGGGAGCACGTGGGCCTGCTGCGCTCCCTAGGGGTAACACTGGAACAG